The following proteins are co-located in the Castanea sativa cultivar Marrone di Chiusa Pesio chromosome 8, ASM4071231v1 genome:
- the LOC142606842 gene encoding histone deacetylase 8 yields the protein MATSPTPVEPIDVFWHEGMLKHETGTGVFDSGMDPGFLDVLEKHPENSDRVKNMLSILKRGPISPYISWHSGTPALVPRLLSFHTQEYINELIEADRNGGKMLCTGTFLNPGSWDAALLAAGTTLSAMKHVLDGCGKIAYALVRPPGHHAQPTQADGYCFLNNAGLAVQLALDSGFQKVAVVDIDVHYGNGTAEGFYRSNKVLTISLHMNHGTWGPSHPQNGSVDELGEGEGFGYNMNIPLPNGTGDRGYVYAMTELVIPAIEKFEPNMIVWVVGQDSSAFDPNGRQCLTMNGYREIGQIVRSLANRHTGGRLLIVQEGGYNVTYSAYCLHAMLEGALNLSCPLLSDPIAYYPEDEAFSVKVIESIKQYQQDTLPFLKGA from the exons ATGGCTACTTCTCCAACTCCAGTGGAACCCATAGACGTGTTCTGGCACGAGGGGATGCTGAAACACGAAACTGGCACAGGCGTTTTCGACAGTGGCATGGATCCTGGGTTTCTTGACGTCTTAGAAAAGCACCCAGAGAACTCAGACAGGGTCAAGAACATGCTCTCCATTCTCAAACGGGGCCCCATCTCTCCTTACATCTCTTGGCATTCTGGCACACCTGCTCTCGTCCCTCGATTGCTCTCCTTCCACACTCAAG AATACATAAATGAACTAATTGAAGCAGATAGGAATGGAGGAAAGATGCTTTGTACCGGAACATTCTTGAACCCTGGATCATGGGATGCCGCGCTTCTTGCTGCTGGTACTACTCTATCAGCAATGAAGCATGTACTCGATGGCTGTGGCAAAATTGCGTATGCATTGGTTAGGCCTCCGGGTCACCATGCTCAGCCTACTCAAGCTGATGGGTACTGCTTCCTTAACAATGCGGGTCTTGCTGTTCAGTTGGCTTTGGATTCTGGCTTTCAAAAGGTTGCAGTTGTTGACATTGATGTTCATTATGGCAATGGAACAGCAGAGGGGTTCTATAGGTCAAATAAAGTTCTTACCATCTCCCTTCATATGAATCATGGGACTTGGGGTCCATCTCATCCGCAGAATGGATCTGTTGATGAACTTGGTGAAGGAGAAGGATTTGGGTATAATATGAATATACCTCTACCAAATGGCACTGGTGACAGGGGATATGTGTATGCCATGACCGAGTTGGTCATTCCAGCAATTGAAAAGTTTGAGCCTAATATGATAGTTTGGGTTGTTGGCCAAGATTCAAGTGCT TTTGATCCAAATGGAAGGCAATGCTTGACAATGAATGGTTATCGAGAGATTGGGCAGATAGTTCGTAGCTTGGCAAATAGGCATACCGGCGGTCGCCTTCTTATTGTCCAAGAAGGTGGATATAATGTTACATATTCAGCTTATTGTCTTCATGCAATGCTTGAAGGTGCGCTCAACCTTTCATGTCCACTATTATCTGATCCCATCGCTTATTACCCGGAGGATGAGGCCTTTTCTGTAAAAGTAATCGAATCCATCAAACAGTACCAACAAGACACTCTACCATTTCTAAAAGGTGCTTAA
- the LOC142606615 gene encoding aluminum-activated malate transporter 2-like, whose protein sequence is MNIAAPSIENARPFTRACGWHKLLANKIVEVAEKIKKLGQDDPRRIVHSLKVGLALTLVSLFYYIQPLYDRIGENLIWAVMTVVLVFEFSVGATLGKGFNRMLATFSAGALGFGVHYLATLAGETGEPIVLGFFVAMIATTVTFVRFFPTMKTRYDYGLLIFILTFSLVSVSSYREDKVLRMAHQRVTTIIMGSFIAIAICICIRPVWIGEELQNLVANNIEKLGNFLQGFSGEYFKISEDGQPLSDKAFLQGYKSLLTSKNTEETMANLARWELWHYRFGFRHPWKQYVKIGALTQQCAYKIDALNNYLNSKIQTLNEFGSKIQDPSTKICSESGKALRELASALKKMNQSTSVNARIENLKTAAANLKFVLDTYHLKDASLQDIIPSAEVALTLIDVVPSIVKIADAVHELASLAHFKTPATRVSP, encoded by the exons ATGAATATTGCTGCTCCAAGTATTGAAAATGCTAGACCTTTCACTCGTGCATGTGGATGGCACAAGTTATTGGCTAATAAGATTGTCGAAGTGGCAGAGAAGATTAAGAAACTGGGACAAGATGATCCAAGGAGAATTGTCCATTCGCTAAAAGTAGGACTGGCTCTCACATTGGTTTCCTTATTCTACTACATCCAACCACTCTATGATCGTATTGGCGAAAATTTAATATGGGCTGTCATGACAGTCGTTCTTGTCTTTGAGTTTTCTGTTG GAGCAACTCTGGGAAAAGGCTTCAACAGGATGCTAGCAACGTTTTCAGCTGGTGCTCTAGGTTTTGGAGTTCATTACCTAGCAACTCTCGCTGGTGAAACAGGAGAGCCCATTGTACTTGGATTCTTCGTCGCTATGATAG CTACGACAGTAACATTTGTAAGATTCTTTCCCACAATGAAGACAAGGTATGACTACGGGCTGCTCATATTCATATTGACTTTCTCTTTAGTATCTGTTTCGAGTTACCGAGAAGATAAGGTGCTACGCATGGCCCATCAAAGGGTAACCACAATCATCATGGGTAGCTTTATCGCTATTGCTATATGCATCTGCATACGTCCCGTTTGGATTGGAGAGGAACTTCAAAATTTGGTAGCTAACAACATTGAAAAGCTTGGGAATTTCTTACaag GATTTAGTGGTGAATACTTCAAAATATCAGAGGATGGGCAACCCTTGAGTGATAAAGCATTTCTTCAAGGATATAAAAGTCTTCTCACTTCAAAAAACACTGAAGAAACTATG gCTAATCTAGCAAGATGGGAACTGTGGCACTATCGTTTTGGGTTCCGTCATCCTTGGAAACAATATGTTAAGATTGGAGCCCTAACTCAGCAATGCGCTTACAAAATTGACGCTCTTAACAACTACCTTAACTCTAAGATCCAA ACGCTCAATGAGTTCGGAAGCAAAATTCAAGATCCAAGCACAAAAATCTGCTCAGAATCTGGGAAAGCTCTTAGGGAATTAGCATCAGCACTCAAAAAAATGAACCAATCAACATCAGTTAATGCCCGCATTGAAAACTTAAAAACCGCTGCTGCAAACCTGAAATTCGTGCTTGATACATACCATTTGAAAGATGCTAGTCTCCAAGATATCATACCATCTGCAGAAGTTGCTTTAACTCTAATTGATGTTGTACCAAGCATCGTGAAGATTGCCGATGCCGTTCATGAATTAGCCTCCCTTGCACATTTCAAGACTCCGGCCACAAGAGTGTCACCATAA